One stretch of Chiroxiphia lanceolata isolate bChiLan1 chromosome 1, bChiLan1.pri, whole genome shotgun sequence DNA includes these proteins:
- the AQP4 gene encoding aquaporin-4 isoform X2 produces the protein MSDGAAAPRRGKCGRLCKCERIMVAFKGVWTQAFWKAVSAEFLAMLIFVLLSLGSTINWGGAEKPLPVDMVLISLCFGLSIATMVQCFGHISGGHINPAVTVAMVCTRKISLAKSVFYILAQCLGAIVGAGILYLLTPPSVVGGLGVTAVHGDLSAGHGLLVELIITFQLVFTIFASCDSKRSDVTGSVALAIGFSVAIGHLFAINYTGASMNPARSFGPAVIMGRWENQWVYWVGPIIGAVLAGALYEYVYCPDVELKRRFKDVFGKATQPSKGKYIEVDDNRSQVETDDLILKPGIVHVIDIDRGEDKKGRDPSSEVLSSV, from the exons ATGAGCGACGGAGCGGCCGCTCCGCGCCGCGG taagTGTGGACGTCTGTGTAAGTGTGAGAGAATTATGGTGGCGTTTAAAGGAGTCTGGACTCAGGCCTTCTGGAAGGCCGTTTCGGCAGAATTTTTGGCCATGCTCATTTTTGTCCTCCTCAGCCTCGGCTCCACAATCAACTGGGGTGGAGCAGAGAAGCCCTTGCCTGTAGACATGGTCCTTATCTCCCTCTGCTTTGGACTCAGCATTGCAACCATGGTGCAGTGCTTTGGACACATCAGCGGAGGCCACATTAACCCTGCTGTGACCGTGGCAATGGTCTGCACGAGGAAGATCAGCCTCGCCAAGTCCGTCTTCTACATTCTTGCCCAGTGCCTGGGAGCCATCGTGGGCGCAGGCATCCTTTACCTTCTCACACCTCCAAGCGTGGTAGGAGGCCTGGGAGTCACTGCG gTACATGGAGATCTTTCTGCTGGGCATGGACTCCTGGTGGAGTTGATAATTACATTCCAGCTGGTTTTTACTATTTTTGCTAGTTGTGATTCAAAACGAAGTGATGTCACTGGTTCAGTAGCTTTAGCAATTGGATTTTCTGTTGCAATTGGACATTTATTTGCT ATCAATTACACCGGTGCCAGTATGAACCCGGCTCGATCATTTGGACCTGCTGTCATCATGGGGAGATGGGAAAACCAATGG GTGTATTGGGTGGGACCAATAATAGGAGCGGTCCTTGCTGGTGCTCTTTATGAGTACGTGTATTGCCCAGACGTTGAACTCAAGCGCCGTTTCAAAGATGTTTTCGGTAAGGCTACCCAGCCTTCCAAAGGGAAGTACATCGAGGTGGACGATAACAGGAGCCAAGTAGAGACCGATGACCTGATCCTGAAGCCTGGCATAGTTCACGTGATTGATATTGACAGGGGTGAGGACAAGAAGGGAAGAGATCCATCCAGCGAGGTGTTGTCTTCTGTATGA
- the AQP4 gene encoding aquaporin-4 isoform X3, with protein MTTSDPQPVLRRPRLESPPPARRSSLGSTINWGGAEKPLPVDMVLISLCFGLSIATMVQCFGHISGGHINPAVTVAMVCTRKISLAKSVFYILAQCLGAIVGAGILYLLTPPSVVGGLGVTAVHGDLSAGHGLLVELIITFQLVFTIFASCDSKRSDVTGSVALAIGFSVAIGHLFAINYTGASMNPARSFGPAVIMGRWENQWVYWVGPIIGAVLAGALYEYVYCPDVELKRRFKDVFGKATQPSKGKYIEVDDNRSQVETDDLILKPGIVHVIDIDRGEDKKGRDPSSEVLSSV; from the exons ATGACCACAAGCGACCCGCAGCCGGTGCTCCGGCGGCCGCGCCTCGAgtccccgccgcccgcccggcgcaGCAG CCTCGGCTCCACAATCAACTGGGGTGGAGCAGAGAAGCCCTTGCCTGTAGACATGGTCCTTATCTCCCTCTGCTTTGGACTCAGCATTGCAACCATGGTGCAGTGCTTTGGACACATCAGCGGAGGCCACATTAACCCTGCTGTGACCGTGGCAATGGTCTGCACGAGGAAGATCAGCCTCGCCAAGTCCGTCTTCTACATTCTTGCCCAGTGCCTGGGAGCCATCGTGGGCGCAGGCATCCTTTACCTTCTCACACCTCCAAGCGTGGTAGGAGGCCTGGGAGTCACTGCG gTACATGGAGATCTTTCTGCTGGGCATGGACTCCTGGTGGAGTTGATAATTACATTCCAGCTGGTTTTTACTATTTTTGCTAGTTGTGATTCAAAACGAAGTGATGTCACTGGTTCAGTAGCTTTAGCAATTGGATTTTCTGTTGCAATTGGACATTTATTTGCT ATCAATTACACCGGTGCCAGTATGAACCCGGCTCGATCATTTGGACCTGCTGTCATCATGGGGAGATGGGAAAACCAATGG GTGTATTGGGTGGGACCAATAATAGGAGCGGTCCTTGCTGGTGCTCTTTATGAGTACGTGTATTGCCCAGACGTTGAACTCAAGCGCCGTTTCAAAGATGTTTTCGGTAAGGCTACCCAGCCTTCCAAAGGGAAGTACATCGAGGTGGACGATAACAGGAGCCAAGTAGAGACCGATGACCTGATCCTGAAGCCTGGCATAGTTCACGTGATTGATATTGACAGGGGTGAGGACAAGAAGGGAAGAGATCCATCCAGCGAGGTGTTGTCTTCTGTATGA
- the AQP4 gene encoding aquaporin-4 isoform X4: MSDGAAAPRRGLGSTINWGGAEKPLPVDMVLISLCFGLSIATMVQCFGHISGGHINPAVTVAMVCTRKISLAKSVFYILAQCLGAIVGAGILYLLTPPSVVGGLGVTAVHGDLSAGHGLLVELIITFQLVFTIFASCDSKRSDVTGSVALAIGFSVAIGHLFAINYTGASMNPARSFGPAVIMGRWENQWVYWVGPIIGAVLAGALYEYVYCPDVELKRRFKDVFGKATQPSKGKYIEVDDNRSQVETDDLILKPGIVHVIDIDRGEDKKGRDPSSEVLSSV, encoded by the exons ATGAGCGACGGAGCGGCCGCTCCGCGCCGCGG CCTCGGCTCCACAATCAACTGGGGTGGAGCAGAGAAGCCCTTGCCTGTAGACATGGTCCTTATCTCCCTCTGCTTTGGACTCAGCATTGCAACCATGGTGCAGTGCTTTGGACACATCAGCGGAGGCCACATTAACCCTGCTGTGACCGTGGCAATGGTCTGCACGAGGAAGATCAGCCTCGCCAAGTCCGTCTTCTACATTCTTGCCCAGTGCCTGGGAGCCATCGTGGGCGCAGGCATCCTTTACCTTCTCACACCTCCAAGCGTGGTAGGAGGCCTGGGAGTCACTGCG gTACATGGAGATCTTTCTGCTGGGCATGGACTCCTGGTGGAGTTGATAATTACATTCCAGCTGGTTTTTACTATTTTTGCTAGTTGTGATTCAAAACGAAGTGATGTCACTGGTTCAGTAGCTTTAGCAATTGGATTTTCTGTTGCAATTGGACATTTATTTGCT ATCAATTACACCGGTGCCAGTATGAACCCGGCTCGATCATTTGGACCTGCTGTCATCATGGGGAGATGGGAAAACCAATGG GTGTATTGGGTGGGACCAATAATAGGAGCGGTCCTTGCTGGTGCTCTTTATGAGTACGTGTATTGCCCAGACGTTGAACTCAAGCGCCGTTTCAAAGATGTTTTCGGTAAGGCTACCCAGCCTTCCAAAGGGAAGTACATCGAGGTGGACGATAACAGGAGCCAAGTAGAGACCGATGACCTGATCCTGAAGCCTGGCATAGTTCACGTGATTGATATTGACAGGGGTGAGGACAAGAAGGGAAGAGATCCATCCAGCGAGGTGTTGTCTTCTGTATGA
- the AQP4 gene encoding aquaporin-4 isoform X1 — MTTSDPQPVLRRPRLESPPPARRSSKCGRLCKCERIMVAFKGVWTQAFWKAVSAEFLAMLIFVLLSLGSTINWGGAEKPLPVDMVLISLCFGLSIATMVQCFGHISGGHINPAVTVAMVCTRKISLAKSVFYILAQCLGAIVGAGILYLLTPPSVVGGLGVTAVHGDLSAGHGLLVELIITFQLVFTIFASCDSKRSDVTGSVALAIGFSVAIGHLFAINYTGASMNPARSFGPAVIMGRWENQWVYWVGPIIGAVLAGALYEYVYCPDVELKRRFKDVFGKATQPSKGKYIEVDDNRSQVETDDLILKPGIVHVIDIDRGEDKKGRDPSSEVLSSV, encoded by the exons ATGACCACAAGCGACCCGCAGCCGGTGCTCCGGCGGCCGCGCCTCGAgtccccgccgcccgcccggcgcaGCAG taagTGTGGACGTCTGTGTAAGTGTGAGAGAATTATGGTGGCGTTTAAAGGAGTCTGGACTCAGGCCTTCTGGAAGGCCGTTTCGGCAGAATTTTTGGCCATGCTCATTTTTGTCCTCCTCAGCCTCGGCTCCACAATCAACTGGGGTGGAGCAGAGAAGCCCTTGCCTGTAGACATGGTCCTTATCTCCCTCTGCTTTGGACTCAGCATTGCAACCATGGTGCAGTGCTTTGGACACATCAGCGGAGGCCACATTAACCCTGCTGTGACCGTGGCAATGGTCTGCACGAGGAAGATCAGCCTCGCCAAGTCCGTCTTCTACATTCTTGCCCAGTGCCTGGGAGCCATCGTGGGCGCAGGCATCCTTTACCTTCTCACACCTCCAAGCGTGGTAGGAGGCCTGGGAGTCACTGCG gTACATGGAGATCTTTCTGCTGGGCATGGACTCCTGGTGGAGTTGATAATTACATTCCAGCTGGTTTTTACTATTTTTGCTAGTTGTGATTCAAAACGAAGTGATGTCACTGGTTCAGTAGCTTTAGCAATTGGATTTTCTGTTGCAATTGGACATTTATTTGCT ATCAATTACACCGGTGCCAGTATGAACCCGGCTCGATCATTTGGACCTGCTGTCATCATGGGGAGATGGGAAAACCAATGG GTGTATTGGGTGGGACCAATAATAGGAGCGGTCCTTGCTGGTGCTCTTTATGAGTACGTGTATTGCCCAGACGTTGAACTCAAGCGCCGTTTCAAAGATGTTTTCGGTAAGGCTACCCAGCCTTCCAAAGGGAAGTACATCGAGGTGGACGATAACAGGAGCCAAGTAGAGACCGATGACCTGATCCTGAAGCCTGGCATAGTTCACGTGATTGATATTGACAGGGGTGAGGACAAGAAGGGAAGAGATCCATCCAGCGAGGTGTTGTCTTCTGTATGA